One Cellulomonas sp. NS3 genomic region harbors:
- a CDS encoding aminoglycoside phosphotransferase family protein — MAAGRMHVDEVVVDAALVRRLVAEQHPRWADLPVVHASSAGTDNAMFRLGDDLAVRLPRIPWAADGVAHEQRWLPVIGPALPVETPVPLALGAPDHGYPWPWSVYTWLEGAPPGPADVTEQLVHDLAGCLAVLHALDVPGGPPNHRGLTLDARDAVTRESIAAMRGMPGIDTDAVTAVWDAAFDLPTCEPPGVWIHSDIAPGNLLVRGGRLTGLIDFAGVSRGDRAVDLQVAWNLLPRALRPVLREALDVDEATWLRSRAWSLSQACLQLPYYVGTNKPLAANARYVIGEVLADAAGR; from the coding sequence GTGGCGGCAGGCCGGATGCACGTGGACGAGGTCGTCGTCGACGCCGCGCTGGTGCGCCGGCTCGTCGCGGAGCAGCACCCGCGGTGGGCGGACCTCCCCGTGGTCCACGCGTCGTCCGCCGGCACGGACAACGCGATGTTCCGGCTCGGCGACGACCTGGCCGTGCGCCTGCCGCGCATCCCGTGGGCGGCGGACGGGGTCGCGCACGAGCAGCGCTGGCTCCCCGTGATCGGCCCGGCGCTCCCCGTGGAGACGCCGGTGCCGCTCGCGCTCGGTGCGCCGGACCACGGCTACCCGTGGCCCTGGTCGGTGTACACGTGGCTCGAGGGCGCGCCGCCCGGCCCCGCGGACGTGACCGAGCAGCTCGTGCACGACCTCGCGGGGTGCCTCGCGGTGCTGCACGCGCTCGACGTGCCCGGCGGGCCCCCGAACCACCGCGGCCTGACCTTAGACGCGCGCGACGCCGTGACGCGGGAGTCGATCGCGGCGATGCGGGGCATGCCGGGCATCGACACGGACGCGGTCACCGCGGTGTGGGACGCGGCGTTCGACCTCCCGACGTGCGAGCCGCCCGGGGTGTGGATCCACAGCGACATCGCCCCGGGCAACCTGCTCGTGCGCGGCGGGCGCCTGACCGGGCTCATCGACTTCGCGGGGGTGAGCCGCGGCGACCGGGCGGTCGACCTCCAGGTGGCCTGGAACCTGCTCCCGCGGGCGCTGCGCCCGGTGCTCCGGGAGGCGCTCGACGTCGACGAGGCCACGTGGCTGCGCAGCCGGGCGTGGTCCCTGTCGCAGGCGTGCCTGCAGCTGCCGTACTACGTCGGGACGAACAAGCCGCTCGCGGCGAACGCGCGGTACGTGATCGGCGAGGTCCTCGCGGACGCCGCGGGCCGGTAG
- a CDS encoding DUF4011 domain-containing protein → MPDESSPSTLPPAPPSPVRRAGTTVEVDAAPVLSYPMAHNRLPVVSRIAVHHTGPAVRGAVVQVEVRDVEGRVGTPWEQLVDLETDAQTVLTDVDLRLDPAAVLQIEEQRPAQVVVQVLGEEDLLAERTVHVDLLAPRQWLAVPPVLAMELLAAFVMPNHPAVRTLVDEACVLLAERTGDASTAGYQQGPERVDAAVAAVLDAMTARGIRYSEPPASWSDVGQKVRTPEEVLDGRVGTCLDTVVTMAAALEHVGVRPLLWLVEGHAFLGYWREEAALAAIAQREVPDVAAVVNLVDLGLVRLVETTLVTARGDAAGAARPGPVTAAQAHDAAYARWLTGDLARVLGVVDVWRARRAGVLPLPAHTRAADGTVTITEYRPGEDRTTVPQREAADADVRPAATGTLGRAPVPPRVAQWKNSLLDLSLRNRLVHFTPRSGIALAVPAGGLGAVEDALHDGRAVHLLPADQLDEVQRARGATSGRDLPPEQRAELFARRQALYTDLPAAGYATRLRGLAYKARTVVEETGANNLYLASGSLVWTLDGRELRSPLVLTPVRLVTRSREHAYRLELDETGASTPNYCLLEKLRQVHGLTVPGLAEPALDGAGIDVDAALLALRTALATEGLGYRVEETADLAILQFAKFRLWKDLDEHWDVLTQNPLVRHLVESPTAVFADPAPEPAAVDLDELAAACPVPADASQLDAVAHAVAGRTFVLEGPPGTGKSQTITNLLTRAVAEGRRVLFVAEKRAALDVVRARLDEVGMGPFSLDLHDKGSKPSAVRAQVRTALEHVVEVDEEGLAAEQETLRAARRALARYAERLHEPNGVGLSFYSARTSLLALTEGAGRRRVPGTAGTGGAAAPPAVGTTEVLPVPVELVTTGAPEVPALRRALELLPDTADPVRPRPDHPWGFVGLADPQRLDVTAVGRAVADVDAALAPARALSGTTATVLAAARTHEDLEVLADLGAAPPVRVETLDETRTERWRTTAARLVEEIAAFPATAAAEHHGLALAVPAALDLPLADLARQAQAAASSGWWGRRGRLLAVGAQLQPGLRPGTTLKAGQVLDVAASLARVQVAVQTLAFRVQGLAGVTLPAGWNPLLPEALETVQSQVAWLTWAGEAVDPDGGDPTADPFVRALRAFVDDVARLPLLPADVAVLERASRTTTALAATVQATTRQVARWTTPDGFVARWTATAAERVGGAGAGVSPAAGLGDGWDVDDAEPAAVAGSAGIDPLPLQRWVAFVGALEPLRRARLTSARELLLVGAVDAADAVRALDRGIAIASARERRTATGLDGFDPVAHGRAIGRFLSSAAAVRDHQRTALPREVTAARPFDASSAQGDMGGLVRELARQRGGLGVRGLMATYGELLTQVMPCVLVSPDSLARFFPARAGLFDLVVFDEASQIRVADAVGAMGRARAVVVVGDSKQMPPTSFAEVTGGSDEEGAEGGVDPETADGLVEGVLTGALAVEDEESILSECVQARVPRRWLSWHYRSQDESLIAFSNHQYYEDRLSSFPAPTSGAADPGPGGYGVSLVRVDGTFHRTARRGGPGESTAGLLRTNPVEARAVVDEIRRRFDAAPDGLPSIGVVTFNAPQRALIEALLRDSGDERLADALERSGSAGGSDEGLFVKNLENVQGDERDTILFSTAFSVNDRGYLPLNFGPLNRDGGERRLNVAVTRARRQVVVFSSFDPEQLRAEETQSVGIKHLRAYLDLAASRSRATTVPARRSSAVDRHREQVAEALRERGIAVRTDVGLSDFRVDLALADAAAPGRPLVAVLLDGPGWAARRTVGDRDGLPTEVLSRLLRWPAVERVWLPAWLATPGDVLDHLVGAVERAAAEAAVDRASA, encoded by the coding sequence ATGCCTGACGAGAGCTCCCCGAGCACCCTGCCGCCCGCCCCGCCGAGCCCGGTGCGCCGCGCGGGCACGACCGTCGAGGTCGACGCCGCGCCCGTGCTCTCCTACCCGATGGCGCACAACCGGCTCCCCGTCGTGAGCCGCATCGCGGTGCACCACACGGGTCCGGCGGTGCGGGGCGCGGTCGTGCAGGTCGAGGTGCGGGACGTCGAGGGGCGCGTCGGCACGCCGTGGGAGCAGCTCGTCGACCTGGAGACCGACGCGCAGACCGTCCTGACCGACGTCGACCTGCGCCTCGACCCCGCGGCGGTCCTGCAGATCGAGGAGCAGCGGCCCGCGCAGGTCGTGGTGCAGGTGCTCGGCGAGGAGGACCTGCTCGCGGAGCGGACCGTGCACGTCGACCTGCTCGCGCCGCGGCAGTGGCTCGCGGTGCCGCCGGTGCTCGCGATGGAGCTGCTCGCGGCGTTCGTCATGCCGAACCACCCGGCGGTGCGGACGCTCGTCGACGAGGCGTGCGTGCTCCTGGCCGAGCGGACGGGCGACGCGTCCACGGCCGGGTACCAGCAGGGTCCCGAGCGGGTCGACGCGGCCGTCGCCGCGGTGCTCGACGCGATGACGGCGCGCGGCATCCGGTACAGCGAGCCGCCCGCGTCGTGGTCGGACGTCGGGCAGAAGGTCCGCACGCCCGAGGAGGTGCTCGACGGGCGCGTCGGGACCTGCCTCGACACCGTCGTGACGATGGCCGCGGCGCTCGAGCACGTCGGGGTGCGCCCGCTGCTGTGGCTCGTCGAGGGGCACGCGTTCCTCGGGTACTGGCGCGAGGAGGCGGCGCTCGCGGCGATCGCGCAGCGCGAGGTGCCGGACGTCGCCGCGGTGGTCAACCTCGTCGACCTCGGGCTCGTCCGGCTCGTCGAGACGACCCTCGTGACCGCGCGCGGCGACGCGGCCGGCGCCGCCCGCCCGGGTCCGGTGACGGCCGCCCAGGCGCACGACGCCGCGTACGCGCGCTGGCTGACCGGTGACCTCGCGCGCGTGCTCGGCGTGGTCGACGTGTGGCGGGCCCGCCGCGCGGGGGTCCTGCCGCTGCCCGCGCACACCCGCGCTGCGGACGGCACCGTGACGATCACCGAGTACCGGCCGGGGGAGGACCGCACGACCGTCCCGCAGCGCGAGGCGGCCGACGCCGACGTGCGCCCCGCCGCTACGGGGACGCTGGGCCGGGCGCCCGTGCCGCCGCGCGTCGCGCAGTGGAAGAACTCGTTGCTCGACCTGTCGCTGCGCAACCGGCTCGTGCACTTCACGCCGCGGTCGGGGATCGCGCTCGCGGTGCCCGCCGGGGGCCTCGGGGCCGTCGAGGACGCGCTGCACGACGGCCGCGCGGTGCACCTGCTGCCCGCCGACCAGCTCGACGAGGTGCAGCGTGCGCGTGGTGCCACGAGCGGCCGCGACCTGCCGCCCGAGCAGCGTGCCGAGCTCTTCGCCCGGCGCCAGGCGCTCTACACCGACCTGCCCGCCGCCGGGTACGCGACGCGGCTGCGGGGGCTCGCGTACAAGGCGCGCACCGTCGTCGAGGAGACCGGCGCCAACAACCTCTACCTCGCGTCGGGCTCGCTGGTCTGGACGCTCGACGGCCGCGAGCTGCGGTCGCCGCTCGTGCTCACGCCGGTCCGGCTGGTGACGCGCTCGCGCGAGCACGCGTACCGCCTCGAGCTCGACGAGACGGGCGCGAGCACCCCGAACTACTGCCTGCTCGAGAAGCTGCGCCAGGTGCACGGGCTCACCGTCCCGGGCCTCGCGGAGCCCGCGCTCGACGGCGCCGGGATCGACGTCGACGCCGCGCTGCTCGCCCTGCGCACGGCGCTCGCGACCGAGGGCCTCGGCTACCGCGTCGAGGAGACCGCCGACCTCGCGATCCTGCAGTTCGCGAAGTTCCGGCTCTGGAAGGACCTCGACGAGCACTGGGACGTGCTGACGCAGAACCCGCTGGTCCGGCACCTCGTGGAGTCGCCGACGGCCGTGTTCGCGGACCCCGCCCCCGAGCCTGCGGCGGTCGACCTCGACGAGCTCGCGGCGGCGTGCCCGGTGCCCGCGGACGCCTCGCAGCTCGACGCCGTCGCGCACGCGGTCGCCGGCCGCACGTTCGTGCTCGAGGGCCCGCCCGGCACGGGCAAGTCCCAGACCATCACGAACCTGCTGACCCGGGCCGTGGCCGAGGGCCGCCGGGTGCTGTTCGTCGCCGAGAAGCGCGCGGCGCTCGACGTGGTCCGCGCGCGGCTCGACGAGGTCGGCATGGGGCCGTTCTCGCTCGACCTGCACGACAAGGGCAGCAAGCCCTCGGCGGTCCGCGCGCAGGTCCGCACCGCGCTCGAGCACGTCGTCGAGGTCGACGAGGAGGGGCTGGCCGCCGAGCAGGAGACGCTCCGCGCGGCCCGCCGGGCCCTCGCCCGCTACGCCGAGCGGCTGCACGAGCCCAACGGCGTCGGGCTGTCGTTCTACTCGGCGCGCACGAGCCTGCTCGCGCTGACCGAGGGTGCGGGGCGCCGGCGCGTGCCGGGCACCGCGGGTACCGGGGGCGCGGCGGCGCCGCCGGCCGTCGGGACGACCGAGGTGCTGCCCGTGCCCGTCGAGCTCGTGACGACGGGCGCCCCCGAGGTCCCCGCGCTGCGGCGCGCGCTCGAGCTGCTGCCCGACACCGCCGACCCGGTGCGCCCGCGCCCCGACCACCCGTGGGGCTTCGTCGGGCTCGCCGACCCGCAGCGCCTCGACGTGACCGCCGTGGGACGGGCGGTCGCCGACGTCGACGCGGCGCTCGCCCCGGCGCGGGCCCTGAGCGGGACGACCGCCACGGTGCTCGCCGCCGCGCGGACGCACGAGGACCTCGAGGTGCTCGCCGACCTCGGCGCCGCCCCGCCGGTCCGCGTCGAGACGCTCGACGAGACCCGCACCGAGCGCTGGCGCACGACCGCGGCCCGGCTCGTCGAGGAGATCGCCGCGTTCCCCGCGACGGCCGCCGCCGAGCACCACGGGCTCGCGCTCGCCGTCCCCGCGGCGCTCGACCTGCCGCTCGCCGACCTCGCCCGCCAGGCGCAGGCCGCCGCGTCGTCGGGGTGGTGGGGTCGCCGCGGCCGGCTGCTCGCGGTCGGTGCGCAGCTCCAGCCCGGGCTCCGGCCGGGGACGACGCTCAAGGCCGGGCAGGTGCTCGACGTCGCCGCGTCGCTCGCCCGCGTGCAGGTCGCGGTCCAGACGCTCGCGTTCCGGGTGCAGGGGCTCGCCGGCGTGACGCTCCCGGCGGGCTGGAACCCGCTGCTGCCCGAGGCGCTCGAGACGGTGCAGAGCCAGGTCGCGTGGCTCACGTGGGCCGGCGAGGCCGTCGACCCCGACGGCGGGGACCCCACGGCGGACCCGTTCGTGCGCGCGCTGCGGGCGTTCGTCGACGACGTCGCGCGCCTCCCGCTCCTCCCGGCCGACGTCGCCGTGCTCGAGCGCGCCTCCCGGACGACGACGGCGCTCGCGGCAACCGTCCAGGCCACGACCCGGCAGGTCGCCCGGTGGACGACGCCCGACGGGTTCGTCGCGCGCTGGACGGCGACGGCGGCGGAGCGCGTCGGGGGCGCGGGCGCCGGGGTCTCGCCGGCTGCGGGACTCGGCGACGGGTGGGACGTCGACGACGCCGAGCCGGCGGCGGTCGCGGGCTCGGCGGGGATCGACCCGCTCCCGCTGCAGCGCTGGGTCGCGTTCGTCGGGGCGCTCGAGCCCCTGCGCCGCGCCCGCCTCACCTCGGCGCGGGAGCTGCTGCTCGTCGGCGCGGTCGACGCTGCGGACGCCGTGCGGGCCCTCGACCGGGGGATCGCGATTGCGTCGGCCCGCGAGCGCCGCACCGCGACGGGCCTCGACGGCTTCGACCCCGTCGCGCACGGCCGCGCGATCGGCCGCTTCCTGTCCTCCGCCGCGGCCGTCCGCGACCACCAGCGCACCGCGCTCCCGCGCGAGGTCACGGCGGCGCGTCCGTTCGACGCGTCGTCGGCGCAGGGCGACATGGGAGGGCTCGTGCGCGAGCTCGCCCGGCAGCGCGGCGGGCTCGGCGTGCGCGGGCTCATGGCGACGTACGGCGAGCTCCTCACGCAGGTCATGCCGTGCGTGCTCGTGAGCCCCGACTCGCTCGCCCGGTTCTTCCCGGCGCGCGCGGGCCTGTTCGACCTCGTGGTGTTCGACGAGGCGTCCCAGATCCGGGTGGCCGACGCCGTCGGCGCGATGGGCCGGGCGCGCGCGGTCGTCGTGGTCGGGGACTCCAAGCAGATGCCGCCGACGTCGTTCGCCGAGGTCACGGGTGGGAGCGACGAGGAGGGCGCCGAGGGCGGCGTGGACCCGGAGACCGCGGACGGGCTCGTGGAGGGCGTGCTCACGGGCGCCCTGGCCGTCGAGGACGAGGAGAGCATCCTGTCCGAGTGCGTGCAGGCGCGCGTGCCCCGCCGGTGGCTGTCGTGGCACTACCGCAGCCAGGACGAGTCGCTCATCGCGTTCAGCAACCACCAGTACTACGAGGACCGGCTCAGCTCGTTCCCCGCGCCGACGTCCGGCGCCGCCGACCCCGGGCCCGGCGGCTACGGCGTGAGCCTCGTGCGGGTCGACGGGACGTTCCACCGCACCGCTCGACGGGGCGGGCCGGGGGAGAGCACCGCGGGGCTGCTGCGCACCAACCCGGTCGAGGCCCGCGCCGTGGTCGACGAGATCCGCCGCCGCTTCGACGCCGCACCGGACGGCCTGCCGTCGATCGGGGTCGTCACGTTCAACGCCCCGCAGCGCGCGCTCATCGAGGCGCTGCTGCGGGACTCGGGCGACGAGCGGCTCGCCGACGCGCTCGAGCGCAGCGGCTCCGCGGGCGGCTCGGACGAGGGGCTGTTCGTCAAGAACCTCGAGAACGTCCAGGGCGACGAGCGCGACACGATCCTGTTCTCGACCGCGTTCTCGGTGAACGACCGCGGGTACCTCCCGCTCAACTTCGGGCCGCTCAACCGCGACGGCGGCGAGCGCCGGCTCAACGTCGCGGTCACCCGGGCACGGCGCCAGGTCGTCGTGTTCTCGTCGTTCGACCCCGAGCAGCTGCGCGCCGAGGAGACCCAGAGCGTCGGCATCAAGCACCTGCGCGCGTACCTGGACCTCGCGGCGAGCCGGTCGCGCGCGACGACCGTCCCGGCACGGCGCTCCTCGGCGGTCGACCGGCACCGCGAGCAGGTCGCGGAGGCGCTGCGCGAGCGGGGGATCGCGGTCCGCACCGACGTGGGTCTCTCGGACTTCCGCGTCGACCTCGCGCTGGCCGACGCCGCCGCCCCGGGGCGCCCGCTCGTCGCGGTCCTCCTCGACGGGCCCGGCTGGGCCGCACGGCGCACGGTCGGCGACCGCGACGGGCTGCCGACCGAGGTGCTCTCGCGCCTGCTGCGCTGGCCGGCGGTCGAGCGCGTGTGGCTGCCCGCGTGGCTCGCGACGCCCGGGGACGTGCTGGACCACCTCGTCGGGGCGGTGGAGCGGGCGGCGGCGGAGGCGGCGGTGGACCGCGCGTCGGCCTAG
- a CDS encoding DNA alkylation repair protein → MAGPTVESVRAALAEAADEDERAKIAKRLTDDRTTVVGVRMRTVFAIAQAHAAMELSDVDRLLESDAYEERMVAVSVLDFRARHPRITDDERRALYELWVRRLDRIDTWDYIDRSAPRVVGLYLLDRPRDVLFDLARSADRWHRRAAVVAAYAIIRSGDLDDPLALCELLAADPERFVQTAVGTALREIGYVDRARLEDFLDRRGADLIAEARRTARTALR, encoded by the coding sequence ATGGCAGGACCCACCGTGGAGTCGGTGCGGGCGGCGCTCGCCGAGGCCGCCGACGAGGACGAGCGGGCGAAGATCGCGAAGCGCCTGACGGACGACCGGACCACGGTGGTCGGCGTGCGGATGCGGACCGTCTTCGCGATCGCGCAGGCGCACGCCGCGATGGAGCTGAGCGACGTCGACCGGCTCCTCGAAAGCGACGCGTACGAGGAGCGCATGGTCGCGGTCAGCGTGCTCGACTTCCGGGCGCGCCACCCGCGGATCACCGACGACGAGCGCCGCGCGCTCTACGAGCTGTGGGTGCGGCGCCTCGACCGGATCGACACGTGGGACTACATCGACCGCTCCGCTCCCCGCGTCGTCGGGCTCTACCTGCTCGACCGCCCGCGCGACGTCCTGTTCGACCTCGCCCGCTCGGCGGACCGCTGGCACCGCCGAGCCGCGGTCGTCGCCGCGTACGCGATCATCCGGTCCGGCGACCTCGACGACCCGCTCGCGCTGTGCGAGCTCCTCGCCGCGGACCCGGAGCGGTTCGTCCAGACCGCCGTGGGGACCGCGCTGCGCGAGATCGGGTACGTCGACCGGGCCCGTCTCGAGGACTTCCTCGACCGGCGCGGCGCCGACCTGATCGCCGAGGCCCGGCGCACCGCCCGCACGGCGCTGCGCTGA
- a CDS encoding class I SAM-dependent methyltransferase: MPARVRHVLLPGRHHLVTRFQTAYLHALLGGELADSAGEPVECDLDANVVWAVTSATHSGTRRNPLPAHRREAMIERVTAVEGLPSVVAPVADVPPSPRFARTVLASVELTTGVTATPLDTVVACSTPEVAAMYADLGFRVVPVEDACDVVPDRPWDVLELLATGDERWRDLAHPEVVHFYDRYRLDAAITLIHEDPTVSTEGDLTTTRDYRTYTAAFDDASDRKWDLVAPFVVPGRVVDLGCAAGGLLERASRDPRLAESDLYGVDISRHLVAEAEHRRAQGVFANPNVFFAQRNLLRSPVFPAATVSTTLTVALTHEISSYGAGRDDLELLAKRIYEHTAPGGVWVCSDVLGPLDGDRLVHLALDGTSAGAEPVDLSGWTREAVAAHVAALSPAERLVQLAQDFPALSGGACDVRWVDGSVAELTLRAAAEFLYTRDYVDSWLSECHERFCDMTWPDWVALLEGVGFVVDPASGPWRNEWLVENRLSVGAALRDAATGEPVEWPDTHVTFVARRPL, translated from the coding sequence ATGCCCGCGCGCGTCCGTCACGTCCTGCTCCCCGGCCGGCACCACCTGGTGACCCGGTTCCAGACGGCGTACCTGCACGCGCTGCTCGGCGGGGAGCTCGCGGACTCCGCGGGCGAGCCGGTGGAGTGCGACCTCGACGCGAACGTCGTCTGGGCCGTCACGTCGGCCACCCACAGCGGCACGCGGCGCAACCCGCTCCCGGCCCACCGGCGCGAGGCGATGATCGAGCGGGTCACGGCCGTCGAGGGGCTGCCCTCGGTCGTGGCGCCCGTCGCCGACGTCCCGCCGAGCCCGCGCTTCGCGCGCACCGTCCTCGCGAGCGTCGAGCTGACGACGGGCGTGACGGCCACGCCGCTCGACACGGTCGTCGCGTGCTCGACGCCCGAGGTCGCCGCGATGTACGCCGACCTGGGCTTCCGCGTCGTCCCGGTCGAGGACGCGTGCGACGTCGTGCCGGACCGCCCCTGGGACGTCCTCGAGCTCCTCGCCACGGGTGACGAGCGCTGGCGGGACCTCGCGCACCCCGAGGTCGTGCACTTCTACGACCGGTACCGGCTCGACGCCGCGATCACGCTGATCCACGAGGACCCGACCGTCTCGACCGAGGGCGACCTCACGACGACGCGCGACTACCGCACGTACACCGCGGCGTTCGACGACGCGTCCGACCGCAAGTGGGACCTGGTGGCGCCGTTCGTCGTGCCCGGCCGCGTCGTCGACCTCGGCTGCGCGGCCGGCGGGCTGCTCGAGCGCGCGTCCCGCGACCCCCGGCTCGCCGAGTCCGACCTGTACGGGGTGGACATCTCGCGCCACCTCGTCGCCGAGGCCGAGCACCGGCGCGCGCAGGGCGTCTTCGCGAACCCGAACGTCTTCTTCGCGCAGCGGAACCTGCTGCGCTCCCCGGTGTTCCCGGCGGCGACGGTCAGCACGACCCTGACCGTCGCGCTGACCCACGAGATCTCGAGCTACGGCGCCGGGCGCGACGACCTCGAGCTGCTCGCGAAGCGGATCTACGAGCACACCGCGCCCGGCGGGGTGTGGGTGTGCTCCGACGTGCTGGGCCCGCTCGACGGGGACCGGCTCGTGCACCTCGCGCTCGACGGCACGAGCGCCGGTGCCGAGCCCGTGGACCTGAGCGGGTGGACGCGCGAGGCCGTCGCCGCGCACGTCGCCGCGCTCTCGCCCGCCGAGCGGCTCGTGCAGCTCGCCCAGGACTTCCCGGCGCTGTCCGGCGGCGCGTGCGACGTGCGGTGGGTGGACGGCTCGGTCGCGGAGCTCACGCTGCGGGCCGCGGCGGAGTTCCTGTACACGCGCGACTACGTGGACTCCTGGCTGTCCGAGTGCCACGAGCGGTTCTGCGACATGACGTGGCCCGACTGGGTCGCGCTGCTCGAGGGCGTCGGGTTCGTGGTCGACCCCGCGAGCGGGCCGTGGCGCAACGAGTGGCTCGTCGAGAACCGGCTGTCCGTCGGGGCCGCGCTGCGGGACGCCGCGACCGGCGAGCCCGTCGAGTGGCCGGACACGCACGTGACGTTCGTGGCGCGGCGCCCGCTGTAG
- a CDS encoding cysteine hydrolase family protein, with the protein MHRLRAPLSPDDATPPGVTVHAAREVDPETAPRFATSALVTIDLQQDFLSDRPYGVPGTTEVVPAVARLVEAFRAAGRPVVHVVRLYLPDGSNADRPRRSLLASGASVVLPGSPGSGLAPGLTPHAAPLDHERLLAGAPQELADRELVVYKPRWGAFYETPLHDLLGRWGVDTVVVAGCNLPNCPRASVIEASERDYRVVVVRDAISRTSEQGLAEIAGIGAHLMTTDDVAAQVAGAAQPATPHGHGTSAG; encoded by the coding sequence ATGCACCGGCTGCGCGCACCGCTGTCCCCGGACGACGCGACGCCGCCGGGGGTGACGGTTCACGCGGCCCGGGAGGTCGACCCCGAGACGGCCCCGCGGTTCGCGACGTCCGCGCTCGTGACCATCGACCTGCAGCAGGACTTCCTCAGCGACCGCCCCTACGGCGTCCCCGGCACCACGGAGGTCGTCCCGGCCGTGGCGCGCCTCGTCGAGGCGTTCCGTGCTGCGGGCCGGCCCGTCGTCCACGTCGTGCGGCTGTACCTGCCGGACGGGAGCAACGCCGACCGGCCCCGGCGCTCGCTCCTGGCGTCCGGCGCGTCCGTCGTGCTGCCGGGCAGTCCCGGGAGCGGCCTGGCCCCGGGGCTGACGCCGCACGCGGCGCCGCTCGACCACGAGCGCCTGCTGGCCGGCGCTCCCCAGGAGCTGGCCGACCGCGAGCTGGTGGTCTACAAGCCGCGGTGGGGCGCGTTCTACGAGACCCCGCTCCACGACCTGCTCGGACGCTGGGGCGTCGACACGGTGGTGGTCGCGGGGTGCAACCTGCCGAACTGCCCGCGCGCGAGCGTCATCGAGGCGAGCGAGCGCGACTACCGGGTCGTCGTCGTGCGGGACGCGATCTCGCGCACGTCCGAGCAGGGGCTCGCGGAGATCGCGGGCATCGGCGCGCACCTGATGACGACCGACGACGTCGCCGCGCAGGTCGCCGGCGCCGCGCAGCCCGCGACGCCGCACGGGCACGGGACGTCCGCGGGCTGA
- a CDS encoding M50 family metallopeptidase, which translates to MDLISEIWQRATSTQAPAVPAVVVVTAGVALLCLALPRLWHLTRHALTIVHEGAHATVAVLTGRRLAGIRLHSDTSGLTVSVGRPRGPGMVATAFAGYVGPAVLGLGAAWLLGRGYAVGLLWLLVLALALLLLQIRNWYGLWTVLVSGVVLVGVTWWAPLEWQVTFAYTVTWFLLLGAPRAVLELQHSRRRARGRGQSDADILGNLTRTPGILWVGIFLVVTLGALALGAFWLVG; encoded by the coding sequence GTGGACCTGATCAGCGAGATCTGGCAGCGCGCGACCAGCACGCAGGCCCCGGCCGTCCCGGCCGTCGTCGTCGTCACGGCGGGGGTGGCGCTGCTGTGCCTCGCCCTGCCGAGGCTGTGGCACCTGACGCGGCACGCGCTGACGATCGTGCACGAGGGCGCGCACGCGACGGTGGCGGTCCTCACGGGCCGGCGGCTCGCGGGGATCCGGCTGCACTCGGACACGTCGGGGCTGACGGTGTCGGTGGGGCGGCCGCGCGGGCCGGGCATGGTCGCGACGGCGTTCGCGGGGTACGTCGGGCCGGCGGTCCTCGGGCTCGGCGCAGCGTGGCTGCTCGGGCGGGGGTACGCCGTCGGGCTGCTCTGGCTGCTCGTGCTCGCCCTCGCGCTCCTGCTCCTGCAGATCCGCAACTGGTACGGGCTGTGGACGGTGCTCGTCAGCGGTGTCGTGCTCGTCGGCGTGACGTGGTGGGCGCCGCTGGAGTGGCAGGTGACGTTCGCCTACACGGTCACGTGGTTCCTGCTGCTCGGTGCGCCGCGCGCGGTGCTCGAGCTGCAGCACTCGCGCCGCCGGGCCCGGGGGCGCGGGCAGTCCGACGCGGACATCCTCGGGAACCTCACGCGGACGCCCGGGATCCTGTGGGTCGGGATCTTCCTGGTGGTGACGCTCGGCGCTCTCGCCCTCGGGGCGTTCTGGCTCGTCGGCTGA
- a CDS encoding LmeA family phospholipid-binding protein, translated as MGARGVVVGIVGIGVLVGGLLVVDRYAEAEVERAAVDQLAGRLDVTGTPTVELGGFPFLTQLLAGSVDEVVAHADGVVLEGTDLVDVEATATGVTTSEPYTAARVRFTGTVPTASLEQLVRDHSEVDADLATDGAELVASGSVLGLELSARLAPSVVEGALQVGVTTVSIGGVSVDVADLPGRLEDRLSGIPVPLDGLPEGVALSEVQVVPEGARIVAVGQDVALTAP; from the coding sequence ATGGGTGCACGCGGAGTGGTCGTCGGGATCGTCGGGATCGGGGTGCTCGTCGGCGGGCTGCTCGTCGTGGACCGCTACGCGGAGGCCGAGGTCGAGCGCGCGGCGGTCGACCAGCTCGCCGGCCGGCTGGACGTCACGGGCACGCCGACGGTCGAGCTCGGCGGCTTCCCGTTCCTCACGCAGCTCCTCGCAGGGTCGGTCGACGAGGTCGTCGCGCACGCGGACGGCGTGGTGCTCGAGGGCACCGACCTGGTCGACGTCGAGGCGACCGCCACGGGCGTGACCACGTCGGAGCCGTACACCGCGGCGCGGGTCCGGTTCACGGGGACGGTGCCGACCGCGTCGCTCGAGCAGCTCGTGCGCGACCACAGCGAGGTCGACGCGGACCTCGCGACCGACGGCGCGGAGCTCGTCGCGTCCGGCTCGGTGCTCGGCCTCGAGCTGTCCGCCCGTCTCGCCCCGTCGGTCGTCGAGGGCGCGCTGCAGGTCGGGGTGACGACCGTGAGCATCGGGGGCGTCTCGGTCGACGTCGCCGACCTGCCGGGACGCCTCGAGGACCGGCTCAGCGGCATCCCCGTGCCGCTCGACGGGCTGCCGGAGGGCGTCGCGCTGAGCGAGGTCCAGGTGGTGCCCGAGGGGGCCCGCATCGTGGCCGTCGGGCAGGACGTCGCGCTGACCGCTCCCTGA